The following proteins are encoded in a genomic region of Actinomadura sp. NAK00032:
- a CDS encoding polysaccharide pyruvyl transferase family protein, with the protein MASSGRRMRVLVAGWPSFLHGEATAGDVLAMEAVRQGLAAAGVECDLAWSPVFRPGGLDLDHADPAGYTHVVFACGPLRGPQIEELHRRYARCVRVAAGVSVVDPDDPAVTGFDAVLPRDTPAAAPRHDLAALPESPSVPVVGVVLAPGQREYGPRRLHDRLARELTGWLGARGCARLPLDTRLDPRDWRTFGTAAEFESVLRRLDLVVTTRLHGLVLALKNGVPALAVDPVGGGAKVTAQARAWSWPAVLTVPEPAAGPGREEEPLLDAAELDRWWAWALSPEGAGRAAAVRADGSMIGELLDVLGAR; encoded by the coding sequence ATGGCGAGCTCAGGGCGGCGGATGCGGGTCCTCGTGGCCGGGTGGCCGAGCTTCCTGCACGGTGAGGCCACGGCGGGCGACGTGCTGGCGATGGAGGCGGTGCGGCAGGGGCTGGCCGCGGCCGGGGTGGAGTGCGACCTGGCGTGGAGTCCCGTCTTCCGGCCGGGCGGCCTCGACCTCGACCACGCCGACCCCGCCGGCTACACGCACGTGGTGTTCGCGTGCGGGCCGCTGCGCGGGCCGCAGATCGAGGAGCTGCACCGCCGCTACGCGCGCTGCGTCCGCGTCGCCGCGGGCGTCTCGGTCGTCGACCCGGACGACCCCGCGGTCACCGGGTTCGACGCCGTGCTGCCGCGCGACACGCCGGCGGCGGCGCCGCGGCACGACCTGGCGGCGCTGCCGGAGAGCCCGTCGGTGCCGGTCGTCGGGGTCGTCCTCGCGCCGGGCCAGCGGGAGTACGGGCCGCGGCGGCTGCACGACCGCCTCGCGCGGGAGCTGACGGGCTGGCTCGGCGCGCGCGGGTGCGCGCGGCTGCCGCTGGACACGCGCCTCGATCCGCGCGACTGGCGCACGTTCGGCACGGCCGCCGAGTTCGAGTCGGTGCTGCGCAGGCTCGACCTGGTGGTGACGACCCGGCTGCACGGCCTCGTCCTGGCGCTGAAGAACGGGGTCCCGGCGCTGGCCGTGGACCCGGTCGGCGGCGGCGCGAAGGTGACCGCGCAGGCGCGGGCCTGGTCGTGGCCCGCCGTGCTGACCGTCCCCGAGCCGGCGGCGGGGCCGGGCCGGGAGGAGGAGCCGCTGCTGGACGCGGCCGAGCTGGACCGGTGGTGGGCGTGGGCGCTGTCGCCGGAGGGGGCCGGGCGGGCGGCGGCGGTCCGGGCGGACGGGAGCATGATCGGCGAGCTGCTGGACGTGCTCGGCGCGCGTTAA
- a CDS encoding DUF2267 domain-containing protein, whose protein sequence is MRHEEFIGQVQHRAHLSGHGEAERATRAVLETLGERIPEGLADNLAAQLPHEIGEHLRRTEVYGGAGSGERFDRHDFIERIAVRSGADEPRSAYLARVVLEVTDEATEGAVADKVRHSLPADLRDLVAAGHNG, encoded by the coding sequence ATGCGGCATGAGGAGTTCATCGGACAGGTCCAGCACCGCGCCCACCTCTCCGGGCACGGCGAGGCCGAGCGGGCGACACGGGCCGTCCTGGAGACCCTCGGCGAACGGATACCCGAGGGGCTCGCCGACAACCTCGCGGCGCAGCTGCCGCACGAGATCGGCGAGCATCTGCGCCGGACGGAGGTCTACGGCGGCGCGGGAAGCGGCGAGCGGTTCGACCGGCACGACTTCATCGAGCGGATCGCGGTCCGCTCCGGTGCCGACGAGCCGCGCTCGGCCTACCTGGCCCGCGTCGTGCTGGAGGTGACCGACGAGGCGACCGAGGGGGCGGTGGCGGACAAGGTGCGGCACAGCCTCCCCGCGGATCTGCGGGACCTGGTCGCGGCCGGCCACAACGGCTGA